The following proteins come from a genomic window of Methanosarcina sp. MTP4:
- the thiM gene encoding hydroxyethylthiazole kinase — translation MKDPLKTIRETKPLIHHITNWVTIYDCANMTRAIGALPVMAHAPEECADMTKISSALVLNIGTLTVEIIDSMILSATAANEKGIPVVLDAVGVGATKFRDDMAAKILDSVQIDVIKGNYSEIAKLSGENAATKGVEATSIDADPGLVAKGLAKSKSCTVVMTGKADIISNGEKTFIVKNGHELMGSIVGTGCIAASIIASFAAVNPDYCDASRDALCYFGVAGELAAEKSNGPGSFKVNLYDEAFNLSDETVKNKMNFEEC, via the coding sequence ATGAAAGACCCGCTAAAAACAATAAGGGAAACAAAACCCCTGATACATCATATCACTAACTGGGTAACCATTTACGACTGCGCAAATATGACAAGAGCGATCGGTGCCCTTCCTGTAATGGCTCATGCACCCGAAGAATGTGCTGACATGACAAAGATCTCATCCGCTCTTGTGCTTAATATCGGGACCCTGACAGTTGAAATTATCGATTCTATGATTCTCTCCGCTACTGCTGCAAATGAGAAGGGGATCCCGGTAGTACTCGATGCCGTAGGGGTCGGGGCTACGAAGTTCAGGGATGACATGGCTGCGAAAATCCTTGATTCCGTTCAGATTGATGTTATCAAAGGCAACTATTCCGAAATCGCAAAACTGTCAGGCGAAAACGCCGCAACAAAAGGAGTTGAAGCAACTTCAATAGACGCAGATCCCGGACTGGTTGCAAAAGGACTTGCAAAATCAAAATCATGCACCGTTGTGATGACAGGAAAAGCAGACATAATAAGTAATGGGGAAAAGACTTTTATTGTAAAGAACGGGCATGAGTTAATGGGGTCAATTGTCGGGACCGGATGCATAGCAGCATCAATAATTGCTTCATTTGCGGCAGTAAATCCTGATTATTGTGACGCGTCCAGGGATGCTCTGTGCTACTTTGGAGTTGCAGGAGAACTTGCAGCCGAAAAATCAAACGGTCCGGGAAGTTTCAAGGTGAATTTGTATGATGAGGCATTCAACCTCTCAGATGAAACCGTAAAAAATAAGATGAATTTTGAAGAATGTTAA
- a CDS encoding DUF6951 family protein, whose translation MTEITVNSTLCGFVHKIRGKMKGSKIIVDIETPCEKIKKFSHMEIPMMETMDIKDNYVTDRAKEAQCSSNCLVPCAILNLCKLESGFVAKSLAKKAGSIEIVFDEV comes from the coding sequence TTGACAGAAATTACCGTTAATTCCACACTCTGCGGTTTTGTCCACAAAATCCGTGGAAAAATGAAAGGCAGCAAAATTATTGTGGACATCGAAACCCCCTGCGAAAAGATCAAAAAATTTTCCCACATGGAAATTCCCATGATGGAAACAATGGACATAAAAGACAATTACGTGACGGATAGGGCAAAAGAGGCACAGTGTTCCTCAAACTGCCTGGTGCCCTGCGCGATACTCAATCTCTGCAAGCTGGAAAGCGGGTTCGTGGCAAAATCCCTCGCAAAAAAAGCAGGAAGCATTGAGATCGTATTCGATGAAGTATGA
- a CDS encoding DEAD/DEAH box helicase — MEKLAKFKELGLSESTLKALQKKGFEEPTPIQEKIIPLFLGGECDIIGQAQTGTGKTAAFGAPIIEKIPEKTGKVQAIILTPTRELAIQVSEELNSLKGGKNLQIIPIYGGQSMTRQLRMLKSGVDIVVGTPGRVIDHIQRKSLKLDNISYFVLDEADEMLNMGFIDDVKEILKASGPEKRMLFFSATMPKPILGIARKYMQNYEHVSVSNMETVTDLTEQIYFEVREGDKFEALCRIIDIEEEFYGLVFCRTKNDTTQIAQKLGDRGYAADALNGDMSQQEREKILNHFRKQKLNILVATDVAARGIDIMDLTHVINYSLPQDPESYVHRIGRTGRAGKQGTAVTFVTSKEYRRLTYIKKSAKSQIKKGMLPEIEDVIKARKARVKNDLEAIIKEGGHEDFLEMSKTLLEEYPEEMVLASLLKYTFKDAFDESNYSEINGNSYVDKTGKTRLFIAMGKADDMTPTKLCDFIKNEAGEEDMKIGDIEIFPHFSFVSVPFAQAEILLGMFKNRKKGRKPFVDIAQGKNRKNDRPRGNWKQRDGGKQGEGRKQGGNWKNRDGGKHAGKQKFKKASKIPA; from the coding sequence ATGGAAAAATTAGCAAAATTTAAGGAACTTGGACTTTCGGAAAGCACATTGAAAGCCCTACAAAAGAAAGGTTTTGAAGAACCAACCCCTATTCAGGAAAAAATTATCCCTCTCTTCCTGGGAGGAGAATGTGACATTATCGGACAGGCCCAGACAGGGACCGGTAAAACAGCAGCATTCGGGGCCCCCATTATCGAAAAAATTCCTGAAAAAACAGGAAAGGTCCAGGCAATAATCCTGACCCCTACCCGGGAACTGGCAATTCAGGTCTCGGAAGAACTCAACTCCCTTAAAGGAGGAAAGAACCTGCAGATCATTCCGATCTACGGGGGACAGTCCATGACCCGGCAGCTCAGGATGCTGAAAAGCGGAGTGGACATCGTTGTGGGAACCCCCGGAAGGGTCATTGACCACATCCAGCGAAAAAGCCTGAAACTTGACAACATTTCATACTTCGTGCTTGACGAAGCCGATGAGATGCTGAACATGGGTTTCATCGATGATGTGAAGGAAATCCTGAAGGCTTCAGGGCCTGAAAAAAGGATGCTCTTCTTTTCCGCAACAATGCCTAAACCGATCCTCGGCATTGCGCGGAAGTACATGCAAAACTACGAGCATGTTTCCGTAAGTAACATGGAAACTGTCACGGACCTGACCGAGCAGATCTATTTTGAAGTCAGGGAAGGCGATAAGTTCGAAGCCCTCTGCAGGATTATCGATATCGAAGAGGAGTTCTACGGACTGGTCTTTTGCCGGACAAAAAACGACACCACCCAGATTGCCCAGAAACTAGGGGACAGAGGCTATGCCGCTGATGCCCTTAACGGGGATATGAGCCAGCAGGAAAGAGAAAAGATCCTGAACCATTTCAGGAAACAGAAGCTCAACATCCTGGTGGCAACCGACGTTGCAGCAAGGGGAATCGACATCATGGACCTGACCCATGTAATTAACTACAGTCTTCCCCAGGACCCGGAGTCCTACGTACACAGGATCGGAAGAACTGGCAGGGCAGGAAAACAGGGGACTGCAGTTACCTTTGTAACATCTAAGGAATACCGCAGGCTGACTTACATAAAAAAGAGTGCGAAATCCCAGATCAAAAAAGGTATGCTCCCCGAAATAGAAGACGTTATAAAAGCCAGGAAAGCAAGGGTGAAAAACGACCTCGAAGCCATCATAAAAGAAGGTGGACACGAGGACTTCCTTGAGATGAGCAAAACCCTTCTGGAAGAATATCCCGAAGAAATGGTCCTGGCTTCCCTTTTGAAATACACTTTCAAGGACGCCTTCGACGAGAGCAATTATTCGGAAATCAACGGCAATTCCTATGTCGACAAAACAGGAAAAACCCGGCTTTTCATAGCCATGGGCAAAGCCGACGACATGACTCCGACCAAGCTCTGCGATTTCATAAAGAACGAAGCCGGGGAAGAAGATATGAAAATAGGAGATATCGAGATCTTCCCCCACTTTTCCTTCGTATCCGTCCCATTCGCCCAGGCCGAAATCTTGCTGGGTATGTTTAAAAACAGGAAAAAGGGAAGAAAACCCTTTGTGGACATTGCCCAGGGAAAGAACAGGAAAAATGATAGGCCAAGAGGAAACTGGAAACAGAGAGATGGTGGAAAACAGGGAGAAGGCCGGAAACAAGGAGGAAACTGGAAAAACAGAGATGGTGGAAAACATGCCGGGAAACAAAAATTCAAAAAAGCAAGTAAAATCCCGGCCTGA
- a CDS encoding metallophosphoesterase gives MKLLLIADIHANYEALQTVLKVPHDRVICLGDIVDYGPDPGKCIDLLRKEEIPTIRGNHDNAVAFKMDCQCGYKYKHLSIATREYTWEVLDESQMEYLQKLPLVLKEEIDGKKLFLTHASPRSMFEYIKPDTPDEEIRKMIEEAAEPVDADILIIGHSHTPLNRRLGDLTIINPGSVGQPRDGDTRAGCAVFDTETGELELLRLEYDIEAVCAKIEERMPNADELTAILRRGS, from the coding sequence ATGAAACTCCTTTTAATCGCAGACATCCATGCCAACTACGAAGCCCTGCAGACCGTCCTCAAAGTCCCCCACGACCGTGTCATCTGCCTCGGGGACATCGTGGACTACGGGCCTGACCCGGGCAAATGCATTGACCTCCTCCGGAAAGAAGAAATCCCTACAATCCGGGGCAACCACGACAATGCCGTTGCCTTCAAGATGGACTGCCAGTGCGGCTACAAGTACAAGCACCTCTCCATTGCGACCAGGGAATATACCTGGGAAGTCCTTGACGAGAGCCAGATGGAGTACCTGCAAAAGCTCCCTCTCGTCCTCAAGGAAGAGATCGACGGAAAGAAGCTCTTTTTAACCCATGCCAGCCCCCGTTCCATGTTTGAGTACATAAAACCCGATACCCCGGACGAAGAAATCCGGAAAATGATCGAGGAAGCAGCAGAACCGGTAGATGCCGACATCCTCATAATAGGCCACTCCCACACCCCCCTTAACCGAAGACTCGGGGACCTAACCATAATCAATCCGGGCTCCGTGGGCCAGCCAAGAGACGGGGACACCCGGGCGGGCTGTGCGGTCTTTGATACCGAAACAGGGGAATTAGAACTCCTGCGCCTCGAGTACGACATAGAAGCCGTTTGCGCAAAGATCGAAGAAAGGATGCCAAACGCAGACGAACTGACCGCAATCCTCAGGAGAGGAAGCTGA
- the thiE gene encoding thiamine phosphate synthase, whose translation MNQKKFLLDEIDFYLVTDSELSRKGTLSDVGDAVESGCKIIQYREKNKNTKEMINEASEIKKICRDNAIFLVNDRIDVALAAGADGVHIGQDDMPIDIARKLLGAEKIIGLTVHNRDEAIEAEQKGADYVGLGPIFDTSTKKDAGKGIGPDRIREVKNAIKIPVVAIGGINKENCRNVIESGADSLVAISAIVCSEDVKRETQDFIEIILKHKTP comes from the coding sequence ATGAACCAGAAAAAATTCCTGTTAGACGAGATTGACTTTTATCTTGTGACGGATTCCGAACTCTCAAGGAAAGGCACTTTATCCGATGTAGGGGATGCAGTTGAATCGGGCTGCAAGATTATCCAGTACCGGGAGAAGAACAAAAACACAAAAGAAATGATTAACGAGGCATCTGAAATCAAGAAAATATGCAGAGATAATGCGATATTTCTGGTCAATGACAGAATTGATGTTGCTTTAGCGGCTGGCGCCGATGGGGTGCATATAGGCCAGGACGATATGCCAATTGATATTGCAAGAAAACTTCTTGGTGCCGAGAAGATAATTGGCCTTACCGTCCATAACAGGGACGAGGCAATTGAAGCAGAACAAAAAGGTGCTGATTATGTCGGACTTGGTCCTATATTCGATACTTCAACTAAAAAAGATGCGGGAAAGGGAATTGGGCCTGATAGGATAAGGGAAGTTAAAAATGCAATAAAAATTCCTGTGGTTGCTATCGGCGGAATAAACAAAGAGAACTGCAGAAATGTAATCGAAAGCGGGGCTGACAGCCTGGTTGCAATTTCTGCAATAGTATGCAGTGAGGATGTAAAAAGAGAAACACAAGATTTTATTGAGATCATCCTGAAGCATAAAACCCCATAA
- a CDS encoding hydantoinase/oxoprolinase family protein produces MQYSLGIDAGGTYTDAVLIRDSDGEIVDSNKALTTYPDLLTGIKNVIDSLKPEYLEHVKLVSVSTTLSTNTILEGTGFPVALILIGDHPLEKELPTKHVLFAGGGHNHNGEEVSPLDLSAIEKFALQVKDKVSAFAISSYFSTRNPEHELRARDRILELTSLPAVCGHELSQELGAYERAVTAFLNAQLIPITRQFVQSIITDIKARGIDARLLMLKCDGSVLGIRDALQKPIETIFSGPAASLVGASYLSGLENCAVVDVGGTSTDISSICSGVPDLSDEGAVVGGWKTRVRAIRMETTATGGDSHVWACNRELFIGPRRVVPLCVAAVQYPEFLNTLKRTPIPPREDLCENIQPTKFFVRSGYPAGELSKAEAEILDAIGSEPVSVPEIALLIKKDPMPQVFDSLIQKRLVQAIAFTPTDAMHVLGDYTDWNEEASRVGAERLARLMRMTPHEFCSTVKHRVARNMTLHLLSYILEGVPKSSVEKILDGGFPAQFKLNVPVVLLGGPVRAFREEMKGVVDADILVPEHAEVGNAVGALVGKGIKRVEILIRPKSLTEPDRNFLVFSPTGRLKFEKYVEALDTATELGKKLVTDYMKDCGLSGKQVEISVEKKTMSPDGWTHPPMETKLLVVGVGVRGINI; encoded by the coding sequence ATGCAGTACAGCCTGGGCATTGACGCAGGAGGCACCTACACCGATGCGGTGCTTATAAGGGATTCTGACGGCGAGATTGTCGATTCCAATAAGGCACTCACCACCTATCCCGACCTCCTGACCGGCATAAAAAACGTAATTGATAGCCTGAAACCGGAGTACCTTGAACACGTAAAACTGGTTTCGGTTTCAACAACCCTTTCAACTAACACCATTCTCGAAGGGACCGGTTTTCCGGTAGCCCTGATTCTCATCGGGGACCACCCCCTTGAAAAGGAACTTCCGACAAAGCACGTACTTTTCGCCGGCGGCGGGCACAACCATAACGGAGAAGAAGTGTCTCCCCTGGACCTCAGCGCAATCGAGAAATTTGCCCTGCAGGTAAAAGACAAGGTCTCAGCGTTTGCCATCTCTTCTTACTTCAGCACCCGGAACCCCGAACATGAACTGAGAGCCAGGGACCGGATCCTCGAGCTAACAAGCCTTCCTGCGGTCTGCGGGCACGAACTCTCCCAGGAACTGGGGGCTTACGAAAGAGCTGTAACCGCTTTCCTGAACGCCCAGCTAATCCCCATAACCCGGCAGTTCGTGCAGTCCATTATAACGGACATCAAAGCCCGGGGCATTGACGCAAGGCTCCTGATGCTCAAGTGCGACGGCTCGGTGCTGGGGATAAGGGACGCCCTGCAAAAGCCCATAGAGACCATCTTTTCCGGGCCCGCGGCAAGCCTTGTCGGGGCCTCCTACCTCTCAGGGCTTGAAAACTGCGCCGTGGTGGACGTGGGAGGAACAAGCACGGACATCTCCTCGATTTGCTCCGGCGTCCCGGACCTGAGCGATGAAGGAGCGGTTGTGGGCGGCTGGAAGACCCGGGTCAGGGCAATCCGCATGGAGACCACAGCCACGGGCGGGGACAGTCACGTCTGGGCATGCAACAGAGAACTTTTCATCGGCCCGAGAAGGGTCGTGCCTCTCTGTGTGGCAGCGGTGCAATATCCGGAATTCCTGAATACTCTCAAAAGGACGCCCATCCCCCCCAGAGAAGACCTCTGCGAGAACATCCAGCCTACAAAGTTTTTCGTGCGCTCGGGCTACCCTGCAGGCGAACTCAGTAAAGCCGAAGCCGAAATCCTGGACGCGATAGGAAGCGAACCCGTATCCGTCCCGGAAATCGCCCTCCTGATCAAAAAAGACCCTATGCCCCAGGTCTTCGACTCCCTCATCCAGAAGAGGCTTGTCCAGGCAATCGCCTTTACACCTACAGATGCCATGCACGTGCTCGGAGACTACACGGACTGGAACGAAGAAGCTTCCCGGGTAGGGGCCGAACGCCTTGCCCGCCTCATGCGCATGACCCCACACGAGTTCTGCAGCACAGTAAAACACAGGGTCGCACGGAATATGACCCTTCACCTGCTCTCCTATATCCTTGAAGGAGTCCCGAAAAGTTCCGTGGAAAAAATCCTTGACGGGGGCTTTCCCGCCCAGTTCAAACTTAATGTCCCGGTAGTCCTGCTCGGAGGCCCGGTCCGGGCGTTTAGGGAAGAAATGAAGGGGGTTGTAGACGCCGACATCCTTGTCCCCGAACACGCCGAAGTAGGAAACGCCGTGGGAGCTCTTGTTGGAAAGGGTATCAAAAGAGTGGAAATCCTGATCCGGCCCAAAAGCCTCACGGAACCTGACAGAAACTTCCTGGTCTTCTCCCCCACAGGCCGCCTGAAGTTCGAAAAGTACGTCGAAGCCCTGGATACCGCAACCGAACTCGGGAAAAAACTGGTCACAGACTACATGAAAGATTGCGGCCTGAGTGGAAAACAGGTTGAAATCTCCGTTGAGAAAAAGACAATGTCCCCCGACGGCTGGACCCATCCCCCGATGGAAACAAAGCTGCTGGTTGTGGGAGTGGGTGTGCGGGGAATCAACATATAA
- a CDS encoding carboxymuconolactone decarboxylase family protein yields the protein MLFLDERLPETAEAFGQMRKSIFKDGYLDLKSKELIAVASSVLMRCQYCVDVHSRRAMNAGATKNEIAEAISVAMFIAAGSQVHWSNTSGGENVYDKIFGVGEEDEECCCRGSKD from the coding sequence GTGTTATTCCTGGATGAAAGGCTGCCCGAAACTGCTGAAGCTTTCGGGCAAATGAGAAAATCCATCTTCAAGGACGGTTATCTTGACCTCAAATCAAAGGAATTGATTGCCGTTGCTTCCTCGGTCCTTATGCGCTGCCAGTACTGCGTGGACGTTCACTCCCGGAGGGCGATGAATGCAGGCGCCACAAAGAATGAAATTGCAGAGGCTATCTCAGTTGCAATGTTTATTGCCGCCGGCTCCCAGGTCCACTGGTCAAACACAAGCGGAGGAGAAAACGTTTACGACAAAATTTTCGGCGTGGGGGAAGAAGACGAAGAATGCTGCTGCCGTGGCTCAAAGGACTGA
- a CDS encoding putative zinc-binding protein produces the protein MEAAEKNALEAQSGTEKGHDAPSRGNGGTLIFACSGLSNTGKLTMQAASTLAFRRPNVYRAAAAHKGADAAEDALSEGFRVLALNGCEDRCATKKLEEAGLQADCSLMVTELGIEKTRPSDIKNEYVEKIIRAIREV, from the coding sequence ATGGAAGCCGCGGAAAAAAATGCTCTTGAAGCTCAATCTGGAACTGAGAAAGGACATGATGCACCTTCAAGGGGAAACGGGGGAACCCTTATTTTTGCCTGTTCGGGCCTTTCAAATACTGGAAAGCTCACCATGCAGGCTGCCAGCACTCTTGCTTTCAGGAGGCCTAACGTGTACAGGGCTGCAGCTGCACACAAAGGGGCTGATGCTGCCGAAGATGCGCTCTCCGAAGGTTTCAGGGTTCTTGCCCTGAACGGCTGTGAGGACCGCTGTGCCACGAAAAAGCTCGAGGAAGCGGGCTTACAGGCCGATTGTTCCCTTATGGTCACGGAACTCGGGATTGAAAAAACCAGGCCTTCGGACATAAAAAACGAATATGTTGAAAAAATTATCAGGGCGATTCGGGAAGTGTGA
- a CDS encoding metallophosphoesterase — translation MIGIMSDSHDNLKAIQKAVEYFNKKQVKAVLHAGDIVSPFTVRAFKDLEPKLYFVFGNNDGDRVTLTKWLEEIDAVSCGDFGDLTIDGLHIALLHGTNETLVKAIAECEVFDVVIRGHTHEPGVKMIDGTPVINPGECCGVLSGKATVATVEITNLNVEITELDLD, via the coding sequence TTGATCGGAATAATGTCGGATTCACATGACAACCTGAAAGCAATCCAGAAAGCGGTGGAATATTTCAATAAAAAGCAGGTAAAAGCAGTACTTCATGCAGGGGATATTGTTTCTCCTTTCACGGTGAGGGCTTTTAAAGATCTGGAACCGAAGCTCTATTTTGTCTTCGGGAACAACGACGGAGACAGGGTAACCCTCACGAAATGGCTCGAAGAAATTGATGCAGTTTCCTGCGGGGATTTCGGAGATCTGACCATTGATGGGCTTCATATCGCCCTCCTGCACGGGACAAATGAGACCCTGGTCAAAGCCATTGCCGAGTGTGAGGTCTTTGATGTGGTTATACGGGGGCACACCCATGAACCCGGAGTAAAAATGATTGACGGGACCCCTGTAATTAACCCCGGGGAATGCTGTGGGGTTCTTTCCGGAAAAGCCACTGTTGCAACCGTTGAGATCACTAACCTGAATGTAGAGATCACGGAACTGGACCTGGACTGA
- a CDS encoding DUF1638 domain-containing protein — MPVMTIIGCRIFEDEVVHLIEKGPELEEVIVVENENNVGVIRKLEDIGGPHRVLPLEKIPELSGRKNSSGLTLIVILLEFALDGVPEKLREKVYETIAEMQEYSDGILLLYGLCGNVLGNVERDCAVPECPVFILKDREGSMVDDCIGAVLGGREGFLSKLASNGAGTYFLTPVGAVYWKEMLIASRVTPEPENVEMTKMIFDISGYRKVAQIDTGLYYEQEFEAKVREFADLYGFEIINIKGSLELVEECYKKAKKEVLRRKKE, encoded by the coding sequence ATGCCAGTAATGACCATCATCGGGTGCCGGATTTTTGAGGATGAAGTAGTGCACCTTATCGAAAAAGGGCCCGAACTCGAAGAAGTTATCGTTGTCGAAAATGAAAACAACGTCGGAGTAATCCGGAAACTGGAAGATATAGGGGGTCCTCACAGGGTCCTGCCACTGGAAAAAATCCCTGAGCTGTCCGGAAGAAAAAACAGCAGCGGATTGACACTCATCGTGATTCTGCTGGAATTTGCCCTGGACGGGGTGCCTGAGAAGCTCCGGGAAAAGGTCTACGAGACCATTGCAGAGATGCAGGAATATTCAGACGGGATCCTGCTCCTTTACGGGCTCTGCGGAAACGTGCTCGGAAACGTTGAAAGGGACTGTGCAGTCCCGGAATGCCCGGTCTTCATCCTGAAGGACAGGGAGGGGTCGATGGTAGACGACTGCATAGGCGCAGTGCTCGGAGGCAGGGAAGGTTTTCTTTCAAAACTGGCATCCAACGGGGCAGGCACGTATTTCCTGACTCCTGTGGGGGCGGTTTACTGGAAAGAAATGCTGATAGCTTCCAGGGTCACACCAGAACCCGAAAACGTGGAAATGACAAAAATGATCTTTGACATTTCGGGATACAGAAAAGTTGCACAAATAGACACCGGACTTTACTATGAACAGGAGTTCGAGGCAAAAGTCCGGGAATTTGCGGACCTGTACGGGTTCGAGATAATTAATATAAAGGGCAGCCTGGAACTGGTTGAAGAATGTTATAAGAAAGCCAAGAAAGAGGTCCTCAGGAGAAAAAAAGAGTAA
- a CDS encoding hydantoinase/oxoprolinase family protein, protein MHYSLGIDAGGTYTDAVIVNNNDDTVVAASKALTTYPDPLEGIKNAIDGLDEEYVRNVKVVSVSTTLSTNTILEGTGFPVGLVLVGNYDINQELPTPHYAQVKGGHGYNGKEAEPLDLEAVKEFALNVKDRVSAFAVSSYFSIRNPEHEVAVKKSILELTGLPVVCAHELSQDLGAFERAVTAFFNAQLIPISEKFMQTVGKEIENRGMDAKVLMLKCDGSVVGIKKALEKPIESIFSGPAGSLVGAAFLSGNETCAMIDVGGTSTDISLIKNGIPEMSEEGAAVGGWKTRVRAIRMETSAMGGDSHVWVKERKITIGPRRVIPLCRAAVLYPGFLQQLKANPIPSKGILGVNVQPTKFYIRTGYKPIEISKGEKQLLDVISETPTSITEMYTRLGKKYPASYILDSLIQKRLIQAIGFTPTDALHVLGDYSQWETEASEIGAEMLGSLSDMSKEEFALHIKREFAKNMASELISFFLEGIEKTEIRKIFDIDSPAKFKVEMPVVLIGGPVSAYLDELNKIIDAEIVVPEYSDVGNAVGALAAKGVRRAEILIRPVSMAAPDMEFFVFSEKGRERFELYNEALDHAHRLGEQLILDYMADSGMDPEKIQIDINKKDILPAGWQTPMETKLVFLGTGDYASA, encoded by the coding sequence ATGCACTACAGCCTTGGCATCGATGCAGGAGGCACCTATACCGACGCCGTTATCGTGAATAACAATGACGACACCGTTGTCGCCGCAAGTAAAGCGCTTACGACTTATCCGGACCCGCTCGAAGGGATCAAAAATGCAATTGACGGGCTGGATGAAGAGTATGTCAGGAACGTAAAGGTGGTATCTGTTTCCACAACCCTTTCCACCAACACCATCCTTGAAGGAACCGGTTTTCCCGTGGGGCTGGTCCTTGTCGGGAACTATGACATCAACCAGGAACTTCCGACCCCCCATTATGCCCAGGTGAAAGGAGGGCACGGGTACAACGGGAAAGAAGCCGAGCCCCTTGACCTGGAAGCCGTAAAGGAGTTTGCCCTGAATGTAAAAGACAGGGTCTCAGCTTTTGCAGTCTCATCCTACTTCAGCATTCGAAACCCCGAACATGAAGTTGCTGTAAAGAAATCCATCCTCGAACTGACGGGCCTCCCCGTGGTCTGCGCCCACGAACTTTCCCAGGACCTTGGGGCTTTTGAAAGAGCTGTGACCGCCTTCTTCAATGCACAGCTGATCCCGATCTCCGAGAAATTCATGCAGACCGTGGGAAAGGAAATAGAAAACCGCGGCATGGACGCAAAAGTCCTCATGCTCAAGTGTGACGGGTCCGTCGTCGGGATCAAAAAAGCCCTCGAAAAACCCATCGAATCCATCTTTTCAGGCCCTGCAGGCAGCCTTGTAGGAGCCGCTTTCCTTAGCGGGAACGAGACCTGCGCCATGATCGATGTGGGAGGCACAAGTACGGACATCTCCCTGATCAAAAACGGAATCCCCGAGATGAGCGAAGAAGGAGCAGCCGTTGGCGGCTGGAAGACCAGGGTCAGGGCAATTAGGATGGAGACCTCGGCAATGGGTGGAGACAGCCATGTCTGGGTCAAAGAGAGAAAGATCACAATCGGTCCCCGCCGGGTAATCCCACTCTGCAGGGCTGCGGTGCTTTACCCGGGCTTCCTGCAACAGCTTAAGGCAAACCCGATACCCTCTAAAGGGATCCTGGGGGTCAACGTCCAGCCCACCAAGTTCTACATCAGGACAGGGTACAAACCAATCGAGATCAGCAAAGGGGAAAAGCAACTCCTGGACGTGATCAGCGAGACCCCCACATCAATTACCGAGATGTACACCCGCCTGGGCAAGAAGTACCCTGCATCCTATATCCTGGACTCCCTGATCCAGAAACGCCTTATCCAAGCAATAGGCTTTACCCCCACCGACGCCCTGCACGTGCTCGGGGACTATTCCCAGTGGGAAACGGAAGCTTCCGAAATCGGTGCGGAAATGCTCGGGTCCCTTTCGGATATGAGTAAGGAAGAATTTGCCCTGCACATTAAGAGAGAATTTGCCAAAAACATGGCTTCGGAACTGATCTCCTTCTTCCTGGAGGGAATCGAGAAAACCGAGATAAGAAAGATATTCGATATCGATTCCCCCGCCAAATTCAAGGTTGAAATGCCTGTGGTCCTGATAGGAGGTCCTGTTTCCGCCTACCTGGACGAACTGAACAAAATCATTGATGCCGAAATCGTGGTTCCGGAATACTCAGATGTAGGAAACGCCGTCGGAGCCCTTGCCGCAAAAGGAGTCCGCAGGGCTGAGATCCTGATCCGCCCGGTTTCCATGGCAGCTCCTGACATGGAATTCTTTGTATTCTCCGAAAAAGGCAGGGAAAGGTTCGAACTCTACAACGAAGCCCTCGACCACGCCCACAGGCTCGGCGAACAGCTTATCCTGGACTACATGGCCGACTCTGGCATGGACCCTGAAAAGATCCAGATCGACATCAACAAAAAAGACATACTTCCGGCCGGCTGGCAGACCCCCATGGAAACAAAACTGGTCTTCCTCGGCACGGGAGACTACGCAAGCGCATAA
- a CDS encoding GNAT family N-acetyltransferase — translation MKTEYKVRSAALADLHKIMALYREVTLQFGGIAREADEITEGYVRNFLEKSLCSGVILVAENPSDPEELIAEVHTYTPGIKVFAHVFSDLTIVVRPGFQGRGVGKLLFGALMKEIEEKHPEILRVELIARESNEKAIGFYKSFGFKVEGRMEKRINGTIGRLEADIPMGWFRSFCGESD, via the coding sequence ATGAAAACGGAGTATAAAGTAAGAAGTGCTGCCCTTGCTGATCTGCACAAAATTATGGCTCTGTATCGGGAGGTCACACTGCAATTCGGTGGGATTGCAAGGGAAGCCGACGAAATCACCGAAGGGTACGTCCGGAATTTCCTGGAAAAAAGCCTCTGTTCGGGGGTCATCCTGGTCGCCGAAAATCCCTCGGATCCCGAAGAACTCATTGCGGAAGTCCACACCTATACTCCCGGAATCAAGGTATTTGCCCACGTTTTCAGCGACCTGACAATTGTCGTTCGCCCGGGTTTCCAGGGGAGAGGGGTCGGGAAACTACTCTTTGGCGCTCTGATGAAAGAAATCGAAGAAAAGCATCCTGAAATTCTCAGGGTCGAGCTGATTGCCAGGGAGAGCAACGAAAAGGCTATCGGGTTTTACAAAAGCTTCGGTTTCAAAGTTGAAGGAAGGATGGAAAAAAGGATTAACGGGACAATAGGAAGGCTGGAAGCCGACATCCCCATGGGCTGGTTTCGGTCTTTTTGCGGGGAGTCGGATTGA